The DNA sequence GAAGTTTGTCCGAATGGGTGACCCGTAGTGTGACGTTGATTGGGGCGCTAACGTGTTTGTCGTTGAAAGCTAAAGCTAGCTTCATTAAACCTGAatttaacaaaaagaaaaatacattttatactgTAATGGAATCAATTAATGCGAAATACACGTCTCAAAAAATCAGCAAAGCTAGATGGCGGCCGGTATCGCTTTCGTCTCTGCAGCAGCCCGAAACTTTTGCGACAGGCTCTTGGGATAACGAGGTTCGTCGTTTATTTGTGATATCGTGACATTAAAGATTTTTCATGGACGTTTTGTAAGTGTCAGAGCTGCGTGATGATCACCATAGCGTGTGTGTTTCGTATAATCGCCAGTAAATCTATTTACAGTATACAATCTGTGATTTATGAATATTTGTCATTCGATCAACTCCAATGTCCCATTTTATGCCATGCACTTAAAATGACCCATCTTTCTTTATAGGACAACACAGTTTCTATTTGGTCTATTGGAAATCATGGAATTCCTTATATGGAAGAAGGATTTGATGGCGTTCCACAGTTGTTGTGTGAACATAAACATGAGGGAGATGTTCTTGATCTTCAAGTAAGTCACTTATTCTAATTTGggatggcaattttttttacgtctatactAAACAGCACTATACTTAAAATATGGTTATGAAGAATCAGTACGTGGTATCAGCAAGTACTCAAAtataagtatttgtacttcagaAAAGCGGTATTTTTCATCCCTAATCATGATTGCTTATTCTTGTAAATCATGTTTGATTTGAGATAATATTCCAGCTACATatgcaaatattttaatatgGGCTGCTAATTTTATCTTCCTACAGTTTCTGGACCAAGACAGAATCATCACTGCATCATCAACTGGAGGTGTTACCATATTCCGCTACAACCACAACAATCAGGTACATcatggagtctttttttttatttttataagtgTTGTAGCTGATTTTTCATTATATGGTCAGGGAAGGTAGTCGACTGCTTGCGCTAGtgacatctgtttttttttttttattacagacaTTATCCGTCTCACACCAGTGGACAAGAGCGCATCGTTACCCTTGTGACAACGCCCCGTGTACGAGTGTGGTGTGCAGCAGCCCTGAGATCGTTAGCGTCGGTGAAGACGGCAGGATTATTATCTACAGGGCTGACCAGGAAGGAGTCACTCGAGTCATAGGTTATCTCGAGAATACGCTTTCTACTCCGCATGCATCGATTCAAGTTTtagatacatattttttttttctgtatgtcaTATAGAGAATGCAGATAGCAGCACAATTCATGCCGTGACTTACCTGAGAACAACCGAGATCCTGACGGTGAATTCCATCGGCCAACTCAAGATTTGGGATCTCAGGCAACAGAGCGACACCCCGTCGCAGATTCTTTCCCTGTAAGATCCCTTAAGTCAAAAATCggtttatccccccccccgaTGACATCACAACATTGTCGTTTCAGGTCAGGCGATCGAGTCCCCCTGCACTGTGTGGACCGACATCCGAACCAGCAGCACATCGTGGCCACGGGAGGCCAGGATGGAATGCTCTGCGTTTGGGACGTGAGGCAAAGCAACACGCCGTTCTCGCTCGTGGAGGCGCATTCTGCTGAAAGTAGGATTTGTACATATCGTTTCACGTTTTCTACTTTTTGGttgcaaatttgaaaaaaaaatgatttcactGTGTCTACAGTGTGGGAAGTCCACTTCCACCCAGCCAACCCGGATCATCTGTTCACGTGCTCGGAGGACGGATCACTGCTGCACTGGGAGACGTCGTCACCTGCAGACATGCCGTCCTTCCTGCAAGGTAAACAGCGACCAGAGACGGTTTTATTCTTTCTCGGTTGTAAAAGTCACGCTCACTCGGCCATTATAATCAagctgagaaaaaaatacttcaatcCTATATTGAGTGGCGTTTGTAATTGGTTTTCCGCCAGGTGGTAAGAACAACAGCATGGTTTCCCGCAGTGCGGCGGCTCCCGCTGGAGGCAACCAGTCCCTCGTCAACACGTGGCTCAGCGGAGACTCAAGTAAAGGTCGTCTGGAGACGACTCACATGCTGCCCAGCCAAACGCTGTCCGTAAACAGTTTGGATGTGCTTGGAAAGTGTCTGGTGTGCGGGACTGATGGAGAGGCTATTTTTGTGAACAGACACGTCCCAGTTTAGACGCACGCAAATTGTTATTTAC is a window from the Vanacampus margaritifer isolate UIUO_Vmar chromosome 19, RoL_Vmar_1.0, whole genome shotgun sequence genome containing:
- the nup43 gene encoding nucleoporin Nup43 isoform X2 gives rise to the protein MTGDLEWAFLCLRLLYHAQLKRGLWKRGGGEDNTVSIWSIGNHGIPYMEEGFDGVPQLLCEHKHEGDVLDLQFLDQDRIITASSTGGVTIFRYNHNNQTLSVSHQWTRAHRYPCDNAPCTSVVCSSPEIVSVGEDGRIIIYRADQEGVTRVIENADSSTIHAVTYLRTTEILTVNSIGQLKIWDLRQQSDTPSQILSLSGDRVPLHCVDRHPNQQHIVATGGQDGMLCVWDVRQSNTPFSLVEAHSAEMWEVHFHPANPDHLFTCSEDGSLLHWETSSPADMPSFLQGGKNNSMVSRSAAAPAGGNQSLVNTWLSGDSSKGRLETTHMLPSQTLSVNSLDVLGKCLVCGTDGEAIFVNRHVPV
- the nup43 gene encoding nucleoporin Nup43 isoform X1, whose protein sequence is MESINAKYTSQKISKARWRPVSLSSLQQPETFATGSWDNEDNTVSIWSIGNHGIPYMEEGFDGVPQLLCEHKHEGDVLDLQFLDQDRIITASSTGGVTIFRYNHNNQTLSVSHQWTRAHRYPCDNAPCTSVVCSSPEIVSVGEDGRIIIYRADQEGVTRVIENADSSTIHAVTYLRTTEILTVNSIGQLKIWDLRQQSDTPSQILSLSGDRVPLHCVDRHPNQQHIVATGGQDGMLCVWDVRQSNTPFSLVEAHSAEMWEVHFHPANPDHLFTCSEDGSLLHWETSSPADMPSFLQGGKNNSMVSRSAAAPAGGNQSLVNTWLSGDSSKGRLETTHMLPSQTLSVNSLDVLGKCLVCGTDGEAIFVNRHVPV